In the genome of Pseudosulfitobacter sp. DSM 107133, the window GCGATCGACTATTCCGAGCGCACGATCGAAGCGCTCAGGCTCAAGGCCGAGGAACTGGATCCTGCCGAGCGCGCCGCCTTCGAGGCCAAGGCCGCACCGATCATCGCGGACCTTTCGCAGATGGTGCCGGATCCGGACCTGCGCGCGCGCTTTGGCAAGCAGCTCGAAGAACCCTATCCGCCGGGGGCGGGAAGCGAGGTGCTGATCGCGGCGCTGCAGTCCGGCAATGGCGATGGGCTGCGCGATGTGCTCGAGCGCGCCGAGGAGGCCGGGATGGACAGCGAGGAGCTGGTGGCCCGGATCGCGGCGGGCGGTACGCGGAACTACGGCATGGCGCAGGACTGGGTCGAGCGGGACATGAACGCGGTGCTGGCCAAGGACGGACTGAGCGTGGAGACGGCCAATGACGACCAGCTCGATGCCGCGCTGGAAAAAGTCGACGGCGTGATGGACGCGCTGATGGAACGCGCCAAGGAACTGGGTGTCGAGATCGGTCGGACCCTCGCGGACGAAGAACAGGAGATCCTGCCGCTCATCGACGAGGACGATCGGACGCCCAATCCCTACCTGCAGGACCTCGCCGACATGTTGCGCGACGGCAAGCTTACCGAGGAGCAGGAAGAGACCGTCGAGCGGACCCTGCAATCCGAGCTCTTCAAGGAGTTGGGCGAGGAAGGCTTGGCCGAACTTCGGCGCGGAAACTACGAGGTGCTGGACGCGGCCCTGCCGAGCAAGCTCGACCAGATCACCGTCACGCAGGAATTCCTCGAGATGACCTTTGAGGAGACCGGCGATCAGGTCTTCACCGACCGCGCCGCCGGTTTGCAGCAGGACAAGGCGACCGAAGTTGCGCGGTTGCGCGGCCAGCAGGAAGCGCAGGAGCTGGGCCGTGACCGCGGTCTCGATGACGAGATGGAATTCTGAGGGAGATGACCACCATGACCAAGACACTTCCCCTCTGGGCCGCACTTCTTTTCGGCGTGATCTGCGGCGCCGTCATCGGCACCATTGTCGCTGCCTTCTACCTGACCCTTGCCCTGAAAACCGGGTTTCAGAGTTTCGACATGTTGGCGCTCTGGAAGGCCGGCGCGGGCACACGCGCGGCCCATCCGGAGGCTTTCAAGGTTGGCTTCGGCGCCGTCGGCTTCGGAGCAATCGGCCTAGGCGCCCTGGCGCTCGCTTGGACCTGGAAGAAGGAGCGGGATGACTATGGCTCGGCCCACTGGCAGACAAAGGCGGAGTTGAAGAAGAACGACATGCTGCAGGCGCCGGGCAAGGGCTTTGTCTGTGGCAAGCTCGGCGCACCGAGTTCCAAGGCTGAGTTTATCTCTTCGACCACCATCCCCCATGTGATGATGGTGGCCCCGACCCGCGCCGGTAAGGGCGTCGGCTTCGTGATCCCGAACCTCTTGAGCTTCGCAGGTTCGGTGGTGGTGCTCGACGTGAAGGGCGAGAACTTCGAGAAAACTGCCCGGCTGCGGGCGCTCAACGGCGACGAGGTCTATCGCTTCAGCCCCTTCGACTGGGCCAATGCCACGCACTGCTACAATCCTCTGGCCCGGATCGCCAAGGCCCCGAGCTTCGCGCAGCGCTTCACCGAGGTCTCGATCCTCGCGGACCTCTTCCTTGACAAGGACAACAAGACGCTCGACACCTTCTCCGAGGCTGGCAAGTCGATCTTTGTCGCGGCCTGCCTGCTAGCGATCCAGCGGGGCACGCCGAACCTTGGCGCGGTGAACCAGATCGTCGCCGGGGGCGAATACAAGAACGCCCAATACAAGACCTATGCCGACGAGGCCGAAGAAGACATCCTGCGCGAGCTCTGGACCAACGCGGCCTCGGCCTCGTCGCGGCTCCTGACTTCAAACATTCAGGCGTTGATGACAGCCGGTCTCAAGCAATGGGACAACCCGGCGGTGCGCTCGGCCACCGAGGCGAGCGATTTTGATTTCTCGACCTTCCGCAAGACCCCGCAATCGCTCTACATCGCCGTCTCCGAGGATCACATCGCGACATTGGCGCCGCTTTTGCGCCTGATGTTCGCCGATCTCATCGCCTCGATCCGTTTGAACGAGCCCGGCCCGGATGAGCCCTGGCCGGTCATGATGATGATCGACGAATTCCAGCAGATGGGGGCGATGCCCTATCTCGAACGCGCGATCCATTCGCTGGCAAGTTACGGTGGTCGCGTCGCGATGATTGCGCAGTCGCTGGCCTCGCTCGACCGGATCTACGGGCCCGAGGGCCGTG includes:
- a CDS encoding type IV secretory system conjugative DNA transfer family protein, coding for MTKTLPLWAALLFGVICGAVIGTIVAAFYLTLALKTGFQSFDMLALWKAGAGTRAAHPEAFKVGFGAVGFGAIGLGALALAWTWKKERDDYGSAHWQTKAELKKNDMLQAPGKGFVCGKLGAPSSKAEFISSTTIPHVMMVAPTRAGKGVGFVIPNLLSFAGSVVVLDVKGENFEKTARLRALNGDEVYRFSPFDWANATHCYNPLARIAKAPSFAQRFTEVSILADLFLDKDNKTLDTFSEAGKSIFVAACLLAIQRGTPNLGAVNQIVAGGEYKNAQYKTYADEAEEDILRELWTNAASASSRLLTSNIQALMTAGLKQWDNPAVRSATEASDFDFSTFRKTPQSLYIAVSEDHIATLAPLLRLMFADLIASIRLNEPGPDEPWPVMMMIDEFQQMGAMPYLERAIHSLASYGGRVAMIAQSLASLDRIYGPEGRESLENGAGLKLYITPRDQRTVKEVSAAVGSTTREAVTRMYGRNKGFLGATSTSARLEERPLLSETEARLMDPDEVIILASPQHPIKASRIKYYDDPFFKDMLARQEGKPFPYPPSVQGVGPWARESADEVSQDEPRQPTDRTPVRDRSQRREARAMSVMAMEAGRGQPEPETLEREAAVPKEWEAALDRQEDFIEELLGG